DNA sequence from the Geobacter sp. AOG2 genome:
GCGCCGTCACCCTGGTGAAGAGATACAGGCCGCTGAAAATGACCGCCCCGCCCGCCATCTGTCGCAGGGTCGGGGGTTCGCCCAGGAAAACGGCGGCCCATAGTATGGCTCCCAGGGGTTCGCCCAGGATACTGACCGAAACCACCGAGGCCTGGACGTACTTCAGCGCCCAGTTGAAGACCGTGTGCCCCATGACCGTGCAGACCAGGGCCAGGGCCAGGAAAAGAACCCAGTCGCGGGTCGGGTAGCCGGTGAAGGGGGTCCGGGTGACCAGTGTCGTGCCGACCAGGAACAGGGAACTGGTCCCGTAGGTCACAAAGGTGTATCCCTCCAGGGGGGTGTCCTTGCGCAGCCTGCGGCCGATCAGCAGGTAGCCGGAGACCATGACGGCCGCCACGAGCGCCAGCAGGTCGCCCACCAGCGCCCGCGGGCCGACCTGAAAATCGGCGGCCCCGATGATGAGGCCCCCTGTCAGGGCCAGCACCCCTCCCACGACGGCCAGGCGCGGAATGTGTTCCTTGAAGAAGAGCAGCGAACCTATGACCACGAAGACCGGTTGCAGGGTCACCAGCACCGTGGAACTGGCCACGCTGGTATAGCCCAGGGAGGTGAACCAGGTCACGAAGTGCAGGGCCAGGAACAGGCCGCTCAAGGCCGAGAGCGCCACCTGCCGCCGGTCGAGCCCGGTCAGCGCGCCCTTTTTCAGCAGGGTGACGGGAGCCAGCGCCAGAAAGGTGAACAGCAGGCGGTACGTGGCGATGATCAGGGGCGGCGCCGTGGCGAGGCGCACGAACAGCGCCGAAAAGGAGACCGCGACCACGGCGGCCATCACGGCCAGGTAGGGATTGAGGGCCGGTCTCGGCATCAGTCGTTCATATACTGCAGGGCGTACTTCACGTAGTTGTCGGCGGATTTGCGCAGCCAGGCCACCTCGTCCGGGGTCAGGTCGCGCTTGTACTTGGCCGGAGAACCGAGCCAGAGGGTGTGGGGAGGGATGACGGTGCCCTCGGTGACCAGAGCCCGCGCTCCCACCAGGGCGCCCTCGCCTACCACGGCCCGGTCCATCACCATGGCCTGCATGCCGATGAAGCAGCCGTCATGCAGGGTGCAGCCGTGCAGGGTAACGCTGTGGCCGATGGTGACATCGTCGCCGATGATCAGCGGCGCGCCGGGGTCGTCGGCATGCTTTTTGTGGGTGACGTGCAGCATGGTCAGGTCCTGCACGTTGCTGCGCGCGCCGATACGGATGTGGTTCACGTCGCCGCGAGCCACGCAGTTGTACCAGATGCTGCTCTGGGGGCCCATCTCCACGTCGCCGATGACCACGGCGGTCTCGGCCACGAAAGCTGTAGGGTCGATCTTGGGGTGGATGCCCTGGAACGGTCGAATCATTTCGTCCTCCGCTGACTGGTGGTGAGGGCAGAAGTATACCCACTCGGGGAAAGATTGGCAATAAAATGCCGTGCACAGGCGGTTTTTGCCGTATCCGTGCCGATTTATTTACATTTATTTACTTGTTGCCCCGCCCCATATTTGCTATGTTTTACAATCTCTGTGAAAGACTGGGAAA
Encoded proteins:
- a CDS encoding DMT family transporter, whose amino-acid sequence is MPRPALNPYLAVMAAVVAVSFSALFVRLATAPPLIIATYRLLFTFLALAPVTLLKKGALTGLDRRQVALSALSGLFLALHFVTWFTSLGYTSVASSTVLVTLQPVFVVIGSLLFFKEHIPRLAVVGGVLALTGGLIIGAADFQVGPRALVGDLLALVAAVMVSGYLLIGRRLRKDTPLEGYTFVTYGTSSLFLVGTTLVTRTPFTGYPTRDWVLFLALALVCTVMGHTVFNWALKYVQASVVSVSILGEPLGAILWAAVFLGEPPTLRQMAGGAVIFSGLYLFTRVTARTPQPA
- a CDS encoding gamma carbonic anhydrase family protein, which codes for MIRPFQGIHPKIDPTAFVAETAVVIGDVEMGPQSSIWYNCVARGDVNHIRIGARSNVQDLTMLHVTHKKHADDPGAPLIIGDDVTIGHSVTLHGCTLHDGCFIGMQAMVMDRAVVGEGALVGARALVTEGTVIPPHTLWLGSPAKYKRDLTPDEVAWLRKSADNYVKYALQYMND